In a genomic window of Planctomicrobium piriforme:
- a CDS encoding 3-keto-disaccharide hydrolase, translating to MSSTFRWLSIVRPGIVALALGIVSAPLATFAEEKLQPGIFATTPTVSLFDGKTLGHWTRADFGKEGVLEVKDGELILGRGNPMTGVLWKGPELPGSNYELSFEARRVEGNDFFSAVTFPVKKNACTLVLGGWGGGLTGLSSINGSDASENETTGYFEFQKGQWYKVRIRVTDDRIDAFVDDKPLTGVDLDGKQISLRIEMELCRPLGFASYRTQGAIKNIELRQLPAADKAN from the coding sequence GTGTCATCGACATTCCGCTGGCTGAGCATCGTCCGTCCCGGCATCGTGGCTCTGGCACTTGGCATTGTGAGTGCGCCGCTGGCGACCTTTGCGGAAGAAAAGCTGCAGCCCGGCATTTTCGCGACGACTCCCACCGTGTCGTTGTTCGACGGCAAAACACTGGGCCACTGGACCCGCGCCGACTTCGGCAAAGAAGGGGTTCTTGAGGTCAAGGACGGCGAGCTGATCCTCGGCCGCGGCAATCCGATGACGGGGGTACTCTGGAAGGGACCGGAACTTCCCGGTTCGAACTACGAACTGAGCTTCGAGGCCCGCCGCGTTGAAGGGAATGACTTCTTCTCGGCCGTCACCTTTCCGGTCAAAAAGAACGCCTGCACGCTCGTCCTGGGAGGTTGGGGGGGCGGCCTGACAGGCCTTTCAAGCATCAACGGCTCGGACGCGTCCGAGAACGAAACCACCGGTTACTTCGAGTTCCAGAAAGGGCAGTGGTACAAGGTGCGGATTCGCGTCACCGACGACCGCATCGACGCCTTCGTCGACGACAAACCGCTCACCGGCGTCGATCTCGACGGCAAACAGATTTCCCTGCGGATCGAAATGGAACTCTGCCGCCCATTGGGATTCGCCAGCTATCGCACCCAGGGGGCGATCAAGAACATCGAGCTGCGGCAACTGCCAGCGGCGGACAAAGCCAACTGA
- a CDS encoding HAD family hydrolase: MNASQSQPASERPVIRAVAFDLDGLMFNTEDVFHLTGTELLRRRGKVATPALFHAMMGRRSREAFQAMIELMELNDSIDDLAVESGDIFDALLEQHLSPMPGLFDLLDLLDANQIPRAVATSSGRAYLTAMLNRYQLLPRFDFLLSAEDVLHGKPNPEIYQTAARRLGVPPEQMLVMEDSENGVKAAVGSGAYAVAIPHDHSRHHDFRGVKAVAHSLADPCITGLFAHAH; encoded by the coding sequence GTGAACGCATCTCAGTCTCAACCGGCGTCGGAACGCCCGGTCATTCGCGCGGTGGCCTTCGATCTCGATGGCCTGATGTTCAACACAGAAGACGTCTTTCATCTGACCGGAACGGAACTGCTCAGGCGCCGCGGCAAGGTCGCCACTCCGGCCCTGTTTCACGCCATGATGGGGCGACGCTCACGCGAGGCCTTTCAGGCGATGATCGAACTGATGGAGTTGAACGACTCCATCGACGACCTGGCCGTCGAGTCCGGCGACATCTTCGACGCACTGCTGGAGCAACACCTGTCGCCGATGCCGGGTCTGTTCGATCTGCTGGATCTGCTTGACGCGAATCAGATTCCCCGCGCTGTCGCGACGAGTTCAGGCCGCGCCTATCTCACCGCAATGCTCAACCGCTATCAGTTGCTGCCCCGCTTTGATTTTCTCCTGTCGGCTGAAGACGTGTTGCACGGGAAACCGAATCCGGAGATCTACCAGACCGCCGCGCGTCGCCTGGGGGTTCCACCGGAGCAGATGCTGGTGATGGAAGACAGCGAAAATGGCGTGAAGGCGGCCGTCGGCTCGGGCGCTTACGCCGTTGCCATCCCGCACGACCACAGCCGGCATCACGATTTTCGCGGAGTAAAAGCGGTCGCCCATAGCCTCGCCGATCCGTGTATCACGGGTCTCTTCGCACATGCACACTGA
- a CDS encoding MFS transporter produces MSQLPEHDDGEPSPSIYNSTFWLAFTANLLLVTANAMTFRFAEFVTFLGGTEELTGQVISIGLVGSLVWRLFLGQAMDRFGVRRIWVLSSVAYVIGSAMIMCSHSVGWQLFSGRVLFAIGMASMFSAALSHVQSLAPPNRRTEIIGSYGTAGFLGMITGAQLGDLIFQNMPEGSNLYYVLFGLTTLLGAGHGVLAIVMTQGMQHERPDVTPAVHHLFLRYWPPLVLLVSVMMGLVFAVTTIFLTRYATHLGLEGIRTFFSAYAITAFLLRLVTRQWSRTAGRHRLIVYGLASHSLGQGALLFVTQEWQFIPAALCFGFGHALLFPSVVSLGAGAFPEQYRGTGTTLCLAAIDLGTMITAPAIGWTIDHYGFRAMLATVCIVVGVSTVYYAVATRGIVDEDTATPVRRNKPRSNSTIIASTRAAKTPPTTPATIRPATAKAS; encoded by the coding sequence ATGTCTCAGCTGCCTGAGCACGACGACGGCGAACCCTCGCCGTCCATCTATAACAGCACCTTCTGGCTGGCGTTTACCGCCAACCTGTTGCTGGTGACCGCGAACGCCATGACGTTTCGCTTTGCCGAATTCGTGACCTTTCTGGGAGGCACGGAAGAGCTGACCGGCCAGGTGATCAGCATCGGCCTCGTGGGCTCGCTGGTCTGGCGGTTGTTTCTCGGCCAGGCGATGGACCGTTTTGGCGTCCGCCGCATCTGGGTTCTCAGCTCGGTGGCCTACGTCATCGGCAGTGCGATGATCATGTGTTCGCACTCGGTCGGCTGGCAACTGTTCAGCGGACGCGTACTGTTTGCGATCGGCATGGCCAGCATGTTTTCGGCGGCGCTGTCGCATGTGCAGAGCCTGGCCCCTCCCAATCGTCGGACGGAGATCATCGGCAGCTACGGCACCGCCGGTTTCCTGGGAATGATTACCGGCGCGCAGCTGGGAGATCTGATCTTTCAGAACATGCCGGAAGGGAGCAACCTCTACTACGTCCTGTTCGGACTGACGACGCTGCTCGGCGCCGGGCACGGAGTGCTGGCGATCGTCATGACGCAGGGGATGCAGCACGAGCGGCCTGACGTGACGCCGGCGGTGCATCATCTGTTTCTGCGGTATTGGCCGCCGCTGGTGCTGCTGGTTTCGGTCATGATGGGGCTGGTCTTCGCTGTGACGACCATCTTCCTGACTCGCTATGCCACGCATCTCGGACTGGAAGGGATTCGGACGTTCTTTTCGGCGTATGCGATCACCGCCTTTTTATTGCGGCTGGTGACGCGGCAATGGAGCCGCACAGCCGGGCGGCATCGCCTGATCGTGTACGGACTGGCGAGTCATTCGCTGGGACAAGGGGCGCTGCTCTTTGTGACGCAGGAATGGCAGTTCATCCCTGCGGCCCTCTGCTTCGGCTTTGGACATGCCCTGTTGTTTCCCAGTGTGGTTTCGCTGGGAGCAGGCGCGTTTCCGGAACAGTATCGCGGAACCGGCACGACGCTCTGTCTGGCTGCCATCGATCTCGGGACCATGATCACCGCGCCGGCCATCGGCTGGACGATCGATCATTACGGGTTCAGGGCGATGCTGGCGACCGTCTGCATCGTGGTCGGAGTATCGACCGTGTATTACGCGGTTGCGACCCGAGGAATCGTGGATGAAGACACCGCGACTCCGGTGCGACGCAACAAGCCTCGTTCCAACAGCACGATCATTGCCTCGACGCGTGCAGCCAAGACCCCGCCGACGACGCCTGCAACAATTCGTCCGGCGACTGCCAAAGCGAGCTGA
- a CDS encoding alpha/beta hydrolase, with product MHTESETTATRGSATRFWLRLLLLSFLLYMGVSLLFARLQRSMIYARMPGAVPVSAARLPEDRITELKIPAADGIALHGWLTRPEDRYRENDRKLVIVFPGNAGNRSYRIQILNDFNQLGCEALICDYRGYAENAGSPSEQALTNDAQAIFDYACRNLGYKPDQIILCGESLGGGVATRLAWDLCRAGTPPAGLILRATFTSLTDAAKRLYPFLPVRTILLDRYPSIDRIGEITCPILIIHGRRDTIVPFSQGERLFQAAPAASASGVPKTLLPLPNSDHNDLQMTAGREITTAHRRFVEQLRAAK from the coding sequence ATGCACACTGAATCTGAGACCACGGCAACTCGCGGTTCTGCCACGCGCTTCTGGCTGCGGCTGCTGCTGTTGAGTTTTCTGCTTTATATGGGAGTCAGTCTGTTGTTCGCCCGGCTGCAACGTTCGATGATTTACGCGCGGATGCCGGGCGCCGTTCCGGTCTCGGCCGCACGACTGCCGGAAGACCGCATCACCGAGCTGAAAATCCCCGCGGCCGACGGCATCGCGCTGCATGGCTGGCTCACACGGCCGGAAGACCGGTATCGCGAGAACGACCGCAAACTGGTCATCGTCTTTCCTGGCAATGCCGGCAATCGTTCATACCGCATACAGATTCTGAACGACTTCAATCAGTTGGGATGCGAAGCGTTGATTTGCGACTATCGCGGGTACGCGGAGAACGCAGGCTCCCCTTCTGAACAGGCACTGACCAATGACGCCCAGGCGATCTTCGACTACGCCTGTCGGAACCTCGGCTACAAGCCGGACCAGATCATCCTGTGCGGCGAATCGTTAGGGGGCGGAGTGGCAACGCGGCTGGCATGGGACTTATGTAGAGCCGGAACGCCGCCTGCCGGGCTGATCCTGCGGGCGACGTTCACTTCGCTCACCGACGCCGCCAAACGGCTGTATCCGTTCCTGCCAGTGCGAACAATTCTGCTGGATCGCTACCCATCGATCGACCGCATCGGCGAAATCACCTGTCCGATCCTGATCATTCACGGCCGCCGCGATACCATCGTGCCGTTCAGTCAGGGTGAGCGACTCTTTCAGGCAGCACCAGCCGCTTCCGCCTCTGGGGTCCCGAAGACGCTGCTCCCGCTCCCCAACTCCGATCACAACGATCTGCAAATGACAGCCGGCCGCGAGATCACGACCGCCCATCGCCGCTTCGTTGAACAACTTCGCGCGGCGAAGTGA
- a CDS encoding amidohydrolase family protein translates to MTSQSRFHEKTPWQALFMLVFLSLASSSLTCAVAEEPATAEKPQRLYLDEFRPTASLKGDEHLLTRAKFPCVNVHSHPGKLTPRELDEMVRVMDESNIAVSVSLDGGFNGAKFIDHFYTLTQLHPNRFVVFQRIDYVGDGLRDDPKTWDVHRPGYGVRMADKLTEAVKQGACGMKVWKDLGLYMKDLDGNLIAVDDPRFDPVWARAGELGIPILWHCGDPPAFFQPTNEKNERWEELYRHPEWSFHGEGFPTHAELMAARNRVIARHPETTFICAHMGELAEDLGTLGKLLDKYPNMNVEIAARVSELGRQPYSARKFFMKYPDRILFGTDGVPPMSELVPHFRFLETWDEYFAYEDNPFPPQGLWNIYGLGLPDDVLRKVYNENASRLIPTVGEKVRKYELQHSRQAKNEP, encoded by the coding sequence ATGACATCGCAATCCCGATTCCATGAAAAGACGCCATGGCAGGCCCTCTTCATGCTGGTGTTCCTGAGTCTCGCGTCATCCAGCCTCACTTGTGCAGTGGCTGAAGAACCGGCGACCGCCGAAAAACCGCAGCGGCTGTACCTGGATGAATTCCGTCCGACCGCATCGCTCAAAGGCGACGAGCATCTGCTCACCCGGGCGAAGTTCCCCTGCGTCAACGTCCACTCGCACCCCGGCAAACTGACTCCACGCGAACTCGACGAAATGGTCCGCGTGATGGACGAATCGAACATCGCCGTCAGCGTCAGCCTCGACGGCGGCTTCAACGGCGCGAAGTTCATCGACCACTTCTACACGCTCACGCAGTTGCACCCGAACCGCTTCGTGGTCTTCCAGCGCATCGATTACGTCGGCGACGGCCTTCGTGACGACCCCAAAACCTGGGATGTCCATCGCCCGGGTTACGGAGTTCGCATGGCCGACAAACTGACCGAAGCGGTGAAGCAGGGTGCCTGCGGGATGAAGGTCTGGAAAGACCTCGGCCTGTACATGAAAGACCTCGACGGCAACCTCATCGCCGTCGACGATCCCCGCTTCGATCCCGTCTGGGCCCGCGCCGGCGAACTGGGGATTCCCATCCTCTGGCACTGCGGCGATCCGCCAGCCTTTTTCCAGCCCACCAACGAGAAGAACGAACGCTGGGAAGAACTCTACCGTCATCCCGAGTGGAGCTTTCATGGCGAGGGCTTCCCGACGCATGCGGAACTCATGGCGGCCCGTAATCGGGTGATCGCCCGCCACCCCGAAACGACCTTCATCTGTGCCCACATGGGCGAGCTGGCGGAAGACCTCGGCACGCTCGGCAAACTGCTCGACAAATACCCCAACATGAACGTCGAAATCGCCGCCCGGGTTTCGGAGCTGGGCCGCCAGCCGTATTCCGCCCGCAAGTTCTTTATGAAGTATCCCGATCGGATTTTGTTCGGAACCGACGGCGTCCCCCCTATGTCAGAACTGGTCCCGCATTTCCGCTTCCTCGAAACCTGGGACGAGTACTTCGCCTATGAAGACAACCCGTTCCCCCCGCAGGGACTGTGGAACATCTACGGTCTCGGGCTGCCTGACGACGTACTGCGGAAGGTTTATAATGAGAACGCCAGCCGCCTGATTCCCACCGTCGGCGAGAAAGTGCGGAAGTACGAGTTGCAGCATTCCCGCCAGGCGAAGAACGAACCTTAG